The Leptidea sinapis chromosome 6, ilLepSina1.1, whole genome shotgun sequence genome segment AGCCAGCTTTTGTTATACACATTTCACAATCTAGTCCAAACATTGGAGATTTGGGAGTTACTGCTTCATACTTATTCTTAGATAATACATAATCTGCAtacatttttttgaattttcctTTTAGTGGAACAGGGAAATTTTCTTCAATAAGTTGATATGATGATAAAATTAACTTTGTTCTAGGaaaattatcatttatatttaattcaggGTTTGTTTTATTCATTGATGTATCTTCTCCATTGGTAAGAAATTCACCTTTCATCATTATATCTTTTCTCACATCCATTGCTGAGTTCATATCACCATATTTCTGTATTAATGTTTCCTTCTCTGTTTGAGAAAGGGGTACTAAAGCTAAATCCTTAACTAAGGATCCATTATATATCGCTGGTGTAAATATTTCAACACAATTATTAAACAGCTTATCAAACTTTGACTTTTCTTTAAATGTTTTCCAATGATTTATAGAAATGCCTTCAAAAATAATGCACATTGTTTGACTTATATGACTGCTATTATCAAAATGATACCATCTGGCTGGATGAGTATGATTTTGATTTCCCAAAAAAGAATGCAAAAGTAAGTTTTGAATGTCTGTTAGAACAAGTGGCAATCTTCCACCACAATCTTGTGATAATGAAGCAAATTTTCCCGCATTTTTTAAACGAAATTTAGGTTTAGAGATTCCATTCAATTTTCCAACATAATTCGAGCTATTTTTATGCGGGCTCTTCtctgtaaacaaaaataaacatatgagtATTTTCTAAGGATAACCTATACAACTCAATAGTTGAGACcactgaataaaataatatataaccatTGGGTTCTGGATAACGTATACATCGCTTTTTCTTCAAAGGTTCGTCCGAAGCAACCAAAACgctcatttttttatatataattataaatatcaacTTATTCAATACAAATCACAAACATGAAACAACCCAAAACAGACAGGGAAATAGCGGGGGCACGGGCGTAAACCGTGaagtgtcaaatgtcaattgtcaatcaTGATTTAGCGTAGATAGAAGGTGAACACACTACTTGATTTagttagtattatttatttagactttagagcattggtaacaagatcatcagctcaaaccaaaataaatacaagaaaagaataatatttaaattattttcaatatacttgATTACAACAAAAGCCCCGGTTACGATTATGGGCAAAAAAATTGTTGATGTAGGTTAGTCGGTGGGCCTTGGTTAGACCTCCATTTTATAAACTTTGTCAATCATGATCCAAATTATcacgttattaattattttaaatatttaactggACCTCTACACTTTAGGAAGGTGAGTTCAACAAAGGCTTCGTTTATGGAGGGAACTACCGCTCAAAGTTAGTgtatgttccgatatgtacTGCAACCACTGTACAGTTAACgtcaatttaatttagtatactgtgaaaccgctcctttatagccagttatactggttactatttaaaacagaACACAATCACGTaaactgtcagccgcatttttgacgcagcattcaaatgagtgtattaaagtttcattaaaaaatacttttgttgaaatactgtcaaattaaaaatattttaattaataatttaggcactcgagtgtttttaactgatcacgtgatcaaagtactgcgactACATTAcatcgaaaacgccagtgctcacagtagaatatggtggcgatttatgacgtcatatatttccctagggtactgccgCAGTATAATGTATACcgcataacggaacgaatttttctacagtgataacactgtgcagtgctcgcagtacatatcggaacatacccttaaccAAACAAAACCACAGACTATTGTCTATAACTGTATAGATTGTATACCTACAATTATTGTCTGTTGTCCTGAGCAAGGCCAGCGCAGACTAAAAATTCTCTCTGAAATCTATAAATAGATAGGTAGatggaaaatattatgtaaaactaaaaacatataGCATGATCATAAAGGGTCTGAGTTACAACTCTGCTCTCCATCTCGTTGTCTCTTTTACACAtttggtaaaataaatatttgtatctcTTTCTCAGATAATACGTTCAATTACAATTAATTCACTGAAGAATAAAGTATAAACATTCTTGTTGTACCTACTGTGTCTACTACTTGGCGTTTGCAGATTTGGAGTATTTCATCATTTTCAACACAGAATTATAGTAAATTTTGCACATTAGAAAGCCATGGATTCATTACGCGAGCAAGTAATGATAAATCAATTTGTGTTAGCGGCTGGTTGTGCTCGAGAACAAGCTAAACAATTATTGCAGGCTGCTCACTGGCAGTTTGAGGTAAatgagaaaatataataatgtaaacaaaCTTTACTAGCAATGGCAAATGGATGCTTGTTTTTATTTACCTTCaaattttgagtatttttttgattttattagttCTAACAGTAAAATAACAGatgtttttattgattattGCATTAAacgtaatattgtacaaataatTATCAATCACCTTGACCATATTATCTACAACAAGATGTGTACTCATTGataaaaaaggaaaatatacaaatttagtaGTTGTTTACGTTatcataatgtttttatttacctGAATGCAGAATATGcaacttataatatataaatgttttaatcattCCCATCGTTTATGTATTCATGTTCGGGCAGATAGTTTTAtaggttatttataatattaataagtactaatattattatgattttaccatcaaaataaaaatatcagaaAATTATTTccacaatttcaatatttaaatttgtttggaGTACATTATAAAGCACAAacaagaataatattaatttgattcaCTTGTATACTATTCAGTGCACAGTGTTTTAACCATTAGCCATGACCGAAAATGTTAACAATAGTAAAATTTTTTGACAAGATAGGTATGTATGTAAATGTTACAGGTGAAATATAACTTTGCATAAAAGCTATGTAAGTAAAACTATTGAGTTAactatgattatttatatagcTTTGTATTTCAAAATTTGGCACAACCTCAATTACTAGGTTTGTACAATTATGAAACAATCATGTTATTCCTGGATAAATTTACTTTGACCACTATTAAGCTCTTTATCTTTAAAAGGGAAATTATACCTACAATTCTAAACTCAATgagaattattaaatttatacttcTATTTGCAATTAGTTGTCATACAAAAGCATATCTGTAGTGATGACTAGTGATATTAATGGTATCATTATTGATGGTGGTGCAAAGGTGCCCTTGCCTTTCATCCGGGAGGCACATTCATCTGGGATTTGTTTGTCCCTATAGTATGCAGTTGCTGTTTTAGTTTAATTGGCTCCAGTGGTGGGTAATTGTTCtgattactaatcttaaatGGTGTCTGTTACTAATGTTTTTGTCCCTGAGACATCTCCCAGTACTGTCTCCGTTACATTAGAGTATATATCAAAACTTTTCAACTTGGCATGTTAAGGTACTGATGTTCTTCATCATTTTGTCTATCTAGATGGTATTTCAAACTGATGTTGGTTCACAGAATATTAGAAAACTATTAACTCATGGCTGGAACTCAGATGCAACACAAATTTTAATAGTTAGATCTAATCTTCACATTTTTTGATGAGTTTTGTGAATAAGCAAGGGGTCTGTAGCTACATTTCTACTAGAACCAGCTAAATTTTGAAAGTGGTCTATGAGAAAAAGATTCTTGGAACCTCTGGTTTAGATCCTAGACTGAATGTCACCATTTGTTTGGGTCTCCAACACCTTATTTGTAAGCAGCACTTGTTTCTCTCTGTATCATTACGCACATGCAGGTGAAGTTAGCATTTAGGTTAGTGAGATGTAACATCATACTCCCTGTCCTAGACAAagatgtagtttttttttaaattataggtTTAAGGGACACCTTTGCCTACTCAAGATAATGCTACTGTGATAGCAGTGTAActtaattaacataaatatttagtagacttacttatttttttagatttaccatTGGCAATTACATACACTtacttatacttatattatactaCAAATTAGAAAAGCAATAGTTCTATAATCTAACAAAATGTAAGAAATGTACAAAATCTACCAAAAAAAGTTGagatataataaacaaatacagaataaatattaatcatttatttataatatttttttttacatttttgtgatACTTGTAATatatcctacctactaagctagaggtcccgggttcgaaacccggtaggtgcaagcatttatatgatgaatatggatgtttgtttccgagtcatggatgtttatatgtatttatgtatgattatgtgtaaaaagtgtgtcaatattattattatctctgACAGTCTGACAGTTGGTCTGATCTGATAAACCTACtaagcatttataatttaactgcAACACAGATGAATTGATTCTTGTTTTCATTCTTTAGTTCTTTTTCATATTTGAGTTgcattattaatacaaatacatatataatcagttgttttaaatatattatgttgttctCATGTTCACAGACTGCTCTTTCAATTTTCTTCCAAGAAGTTGCAATACCATCTGCCAACGGCATTGCAGCACAGCATTATCCACAGgtaatttagtaatttattctGTGCTCGTGTTTTAATTAATCTGGAAACTGATGATGAACTAAATAGTACCTAGTTTGGCCTAAACACAGATGCAGGAAATTGCTGAATAGCGTTATATAGACTGATGTTCAGCTCTGtagtcacttggaagagaaggtctttataccagtgggaggctcctctgcacaggatgccggctagattatggataccacaacggcgcctatttcttccataaagcagtaatgtgtaagtattactgtgtttcggtctgcgccgtagctagtgaaattactgggcatgaGACTtatcttttgtctcaagatgacgagcacagttgtagtgccgctcagaaattttggttttttcaaaaatcctgagcggcactacatcgttatgggcagggcgtgtcaattaccatcagctgaacgtcctgctcttctcgtcacttattgtcataaaaaaaagtcaaattgGCTTCTAAAAAGCTTTGTGTACTCGGTAAGGCGAGGCAGTAGGTACTTCACaacaactatataaggcgctcaattcggcctcacatggagtactgttcggGGTGGACGCTTGCCACTACCAGCTTCTTCTATTTGACCACATACAACAAAGAGCAGCTTGAATCATTGACAACAGAGTGATCTCTGATCAGCTTTATGGTTTGGTACTGCAAAGAGATATGGGGCATATATCAGTGCTCAGAGGAGATTGATCTCGGGTTGATTGATCAGCTCCCAAatttcaccaccggacattaagTGACAATGCGAAATTCCGaccgcatcatgttgacgtctgacattctacaaccgcgcgttttgccaataccggctgctgttttttCGAACTGATACGAATTAGGAACCTTCAAGATTAGAGCATACttacttaaaggctggcaacgcatctcttgacctctggtgTTGAGGATTTCCATGGACGGCTGCCTCTTCCCATCACGTgaacctcttgcccgtttgcccctcttgtataaaaaaaaacgttttttatgacaataagggacgagacgagctggatgtttatcagatggtaattgatacgctcaggattcttgaaaacctcaaaaattctgatcggcaccacaattgcgcttgtctgcttcagacataagatgctaagtctcgtttgcccagtaatttcactagctacggcgcccttcagaccgaaacacaataatgcttatacattactgattcacggcagagatAGACCCCGTTGCTCCATAATCTAAAAAAGATTGAAGACTGAAGATTAGAAGGGGGAAAAGAACAAAATTTGCCTGGAGCACGTATGAACGATACGGCTGCAAGAAGCCCCAAGTATAatctcgtttgttctccttttcgaTGTAATAAAACTAACGTAGATTGTTATATTTCCAGCAATTGATGACACCGTGCAACACACCAGCGACTCCGCCAAACTTCCCCGATGCTTTAGCCGCCTTCTCCCGCCTCTCCACCACCGGCAGCCCGAGTACTGCTGGCGGTCCCAGCGGCATGGCGCCGCCTGTCTCCCCCCTCGCGACCCACCCGCCCCCACAGAACATGCAGATCAACACATTCACCAGTACCCCCAACCAGCAGAATTACTCCACCATCTCTTGCTCAAGTgcagtaagttttttttaaataagaaaatacgGGACGCGAAAGATGTTACCCTGattgtaattgaaacgccctctCTATTACAaggtagtgccactcagaattcttggaaaccctaaattctgagtggcatcatGATTGTGCTGGCTACCCAGTCAGTAGCCCTGTCATTACAATAGCAAATGTTCCCTTTGCACTGAAACGCTGAactaggctccgttgtggtaccttaGCATTAACATTTAACCTCTGGtaatcttttttatgataatttcttGCCAATGTTTTTCATCATCATATCGCGTGTAATGTGTAAAATCCCCCTGTTTTTCAAAACTAGTTTATAGGAACGAACTTAAAAAGATtatcaatatcaaataatattagAACATATTACtgttctcatttaaataaagtaactaaaaataatattttatacttgaaaaaaaattaaaggttagtaataaaaataacctaTATGCTTTAAGTAGTAAATACATTATACAGTATGTAAAGATATAGGCTGGGGCAAAAAGGAAAACTAATATCTAAGTTAACATAATGCAATCATaggtttgaaaataaaataactcaGTGTTTGCCTCCATTGTTGGTATTCTGCACTCAGAATACCTCTTGCGATCATTTTATATAACCTGCGATCTTTTCAGACGAAATAGCAGCAATATTCtggattataaaataaatctggtctggttaggttaggttaaaagCTTCCAGAATTTGAGGTGgtattgatacactttttccATAATTGTCTGATGACACAAAGAGATACGGTAACACTAGCACTGTTTTCGTCAAAAAAGTGCTCACACACCAAATTCAGAAATGGCACACCAACCGGTAGGGGCCGTTTAGTGGCCGTTATGTTCACACTGCCATACCTGCAGTTTTGTCTGTTCTGCCTCATTACTAACGCCGAATGTTAGGAATATTACGAATTTTTTGATACAAAATGATGCGGCGGCCAAACTATCATTCTGTAAGCCATCCTGCAACCAGCTGCCTATACTGGGAAGCATCGTCCGGGGACAGAAGGGCCATTTGGCGTCTGTAAGAACATCCATCAATTTGTGGGTAGAGTCCGACATTTTTCTGGTTCTCTTTAAACGTCTGGCCTTGACGAACTTAGACCCTGCCGTTTATACAGCTGCCACGAATCTGTTATTGTAATTGTCCACATAAACGCAGAGGCAGTCGAAGCGGTTTTGCAATTAGAATTGAAAGTTTTCCGGGTTTTGGATCTGGAGGGGTGCAGGTCGGAGCGTAGACCTCACCAGTCAAGACCGCTCCAGTTTTGaattgatattcaatgtgccCCTTACTATCactcccagttttcactgagttgatcacagttgatctcatttttggtggcaGCATCCAGGCTGATGCAAGTCCATTTGCATTGTTCTGGCTTCATGAAGAAGGAGTTCATCAAATACAGATCTTCCTTCTCCATGAAGTTAGCCAGCATCTAGCAATGGGCTTTCCGATATCCATAACCAAATTGCCCCATTCTCGACACATCGTTTACCCATAACTACGTTGAAGTGGGTTTTAGGAGTGTGAATGTCTGTTGAGATGTCCTCACACATGGCCTCCACCTCCATGTCTGAGTGTGTCAGAGTGTAAACCTGAATGATCTTCAGCAAATACTGTTAAGTAATTCTGAGTACGAGGCACGTTACTGACAAGAGAGTGCCCTCCCGGAAGTAGAGAAGGTGTCCGGAATTTAGGATCatcgagtcctcaccctgtcttcGGACCACAGATCTGACATCCCATCGTAGTCTGATCAATGGTTCCTCTAGTTCGtccaacttctcgtcggtccGCAGTGCCTTGACGCTGTATGTAAGTATGTTACCAGGGCCAATGGTCTTCGTTGGTGGTAGCGTTTCCGAACCCGAGGATTCTTAGCATCCCCTGCCTCGTTGCTTATGTGGCTGCTATCGTGGCCACAACGAGCGGTACCGCCTGGAACTGGAGGCCCGGCAGAGGCTTTACTGTGTCTGTTGTCATATTGGGTGGTTTTTGCCATATCGCCACGCAGTAGATGTTGAGGCTTCTCGGACGGATGTTGCTGCCTATCCTCCTTTCTATGTATCCCGTAGTCGCACCAcacacacaataataataataatagaccaATTGACAGCCCGAAAATGAGTAACCGTTCAAAggactaaggagctaatgctaAGCATTGCTTCTAAATctgtttcaattaaaatatattcgttTTCTATTTCTTCTATGTCGAACCCTTGATTTGTCTATACACTAGCACGCCTCTCCCACTCCCCATGTAGGTATCGTAAGGTAATCGTAAGTATGTGCGGTGGCCTCTACAAACtaggccagccagtagggactcacgagcgatCAGTGACGCACGCATGTACTTTgttgtcacctacttcacagATACGACCGAATTTTAAAATggaaaaacatacataaagcAGAGTATATTAAGGTCATTGCGacccaaattaaaatttttaagtttcCTAAAGACGCTGAGACAATCTAATtgaaagtgattattattataatgaaattactattcataatagctacctatttattttctatatactAAGTGtgaaagccacaacctgagagttgaattttatttgtgtattaatcctagaagtgagggttaccactttaaaaacataacatattgtttagatttacaagagcgacatctcaagtcaatttcctaatatgcaaatattgcggTTGAGCAgtttattaactgtaaagtagatcctgtagatgaagccacaagctgattgaacaaagcaaacaggattttataacgaggcgttactcgaacggttagctcagttggttagagcaccggcacggaacgccggaggtcgtgggttcgagtaccgcatcgttcataaaattttgttttttcaaattttatttatattatatttaaattatagaaaaatctgggctatttttataagatggccttaggtaggtacagttttaggtaaagaagtcaactcTAATGTCAACGttagaagaggtaagagtcatgcgatagaaagagaggcaacttctaggtgaataaaattttggttagtagcgctgtgcaatctgaattacaccttattgtatgaccgcaagagtccctatttctttaattgtatttgaggagtgagacttccgtacttgtactgttatatattctttgacACAATTTGTTAGTTATGGTTTACACTAATCCAATATATCCTCAATGTTCTAACATCACTATCTACAATCGAAATCGTAGAGATGTCTCTGCCTCACCCTATAAGCGAGTaaacattaactttatttttattttccagGTATGCAGAGAACAAATGCCAAGATAAATACAATTATAGTGTTAGGTTAgcctataatttattttagaaatggCGTGAAGTGAGCTGTGgactttatcataatattttccgATACTCTTTGCAGCAGGAGCTGCCAGGCTATGTGTGAGGTGATAGTCAATCatgtttaaaacatttttgCTCCAACAGTGGTTACTCGAAAGTGCACTACATTACAGTTTACGATACCAATAAGTGTATTACTGTGATTATATTAAACTAATCGGTATCTGATATTATAGtgtaactttataaatataaaatgtattataataaaaattattttctctttAATATACTGTCGTAATTTCTACGCACTTGTATATCTATAGTTAAATCAAATTGGTGttctaattattgtattatatttataatacttgtaTTATACACAGCTTCATAAAAGACAATATGAAtgtaattaaagtaattaattaagacTAATTGATCTTATTATTAGTCATAACCAATGTagtgttgttattttaagttGTTTTAGTTCAAAGTAGTGTTCGAGGTGACTCATTTACAAAACGGAGTTTACTCGTTCAGTTTGGCATCAGCTCAGCTCAGCAAATGTTAGTCTTCttaggtacataataatattcttttgacctctccagcacgaaaagggcgctattgctacgtgaaaacgagcgtgaggcaaagtgatttaaatttcgaaccccacgtgaccatacatccgggaattactccgcgttaaaaaattatgcgatccggtgcgttccaaAGCACATTTtctagcgtattatctcattgtcacaaaaatttatatgttacatatcgaatttagatttataaattttactattgcctttttaaagactcaatatttaaaatatatacttgtaatagttatttctcttactataacctaaatcacttttctcgctagtcgaggtgaaaagttgtatgttttagacgagagcaaattttttttgtctcgtgcctttaaatcactcactacctcagtagtctagAAATGAATCACGAGCGTAAAGAGCTTCGCCAATTCGTGgtttaaagtcagcactcgcagcagaaagtaactttgctcacttgttgaacaaataactattattcaGATAGTAAAATttacatacaattattaattaaatatctatcactatctgtttgtctattgacaaattcctcttccaacttcttccactcttttcCATCTTTAGCTATCCTAGACCATGTCTTGCCTGCTATCGTCCTTAGTTTATCTCACCATCTCCTCCTATATTGAATGGAAGAGTCATGGCTTATGAGATCACGCttcagaattaaatattatgttatattaatattacttaaataactCATTAATTAGTTACACCATTACTGAACAcaataattagaaaaaatagaaaacaaaaagCTTTCTCACGGCAATAGAAAATTATTGACAGATTTGAATGAGTGTTATTCATGAGAATAATTTAATGATTGCGTACGCaaaattcacaattttattcttatatcacaactcaaaattgattaccaCTTCCCTGCCCTGTTTCCACGATAAACATACCCGCCACCTATATCCTACATTGATACAATGTTCATTAATGCACGTAGTATTCTTTTTTGTTAGTGAGCATTACGTATAtcctataatatttaatagaatcACACTGCGACCAGATGCGCATTAAATGTTGAGGGCGCCCTACACAGGCACATGTCTCGCCCCTCTTGCAAATccacaatatatataatctaagcACTCGGCTCTATGTACCAAGTTTTATCATAATCGATTCAATAGTTTTTACAAAACAACTATAGAATTCAAGAATCGTTGCTATTGCATACGTAACGGTTTCAAATTAACGGCTGAGGCTGGTTTTTGAAGGAAATCTTTTTATTACTACATTTGTGGCACGAATTCACGTTACCTAGAATCGATTATTCGATTCCAAATGTCGTTCGACAGTTCAAAGGATCCGGCAGCGATATCTAGACTCAGTTCTGTTAGAAGGTCTGTTTCTGGGAGATAACTATGTACTGAACCACGGGACCACCCTTTTTTTATCATTCAGGTGTTGAGAAATCGCAAATCTACATATTATCAAGAAGACTCGAGAAATTTTGCAAATCAGTTTATGGATAATCAAAAGCTTCTCGCTACCAAGTACGTAGTCATCACCCAGTCGATGGTCCTAAATTACTCCGTGAACAACGAGTGGTAAGGCTTAATTATAGATCAAAATGTGTGTCATGGACACAAAAGAAATGGGTTAGGGTAGTTTTCTACGATGAATCGAGTGAATAAGACACCTCTGTGGTAAAGCCATCgtctttaataaattaatctcCACTACTCTCGTTTAATTTTCTACAGCCTTATTTAAAGGAAAGCGAAGTTAAACGACCTCATATTAATAAGAAcgataattacaaaataacggTACAAAtagttgcaataaaatattatgtaggttAGTATTTGGACGTTCATATTTTCCAGATGATCTGTCATGTAATGTTAAGTATCACTGGCTTCTTTTACTTTACCATTTCTCTAAGATTTGTCAGTATCTGTAGTATCTTTAACTGTATCAGAAATTTGTCGCTCTGCAGTATTTCTATCTTCTACTTCTTGACTCGGTGTTGAACTAAATACAGTTGATGGTTTACTCTTCTTAAAGATGAGCtgcaaaatattatcttaatttatgAACCTGAACGAAGCATTTTACAAGTATCTCGGTTTTTTTCCTAAGGCGGTGATAATGCTATACGGTTGACCGGACCGGTTAAACCGCATCATTTAACCGCACACGGTTAGCTTAAATGTGTAGCAGCTGTCAATCTTTCTTGCATTCCAATATCAACTACGTTGAAAGAAGATTTCATCAAAACCCTATTGTTGCTTTGAATTGTGAATTTCATATTCTATTTTCGGAACTACGTGAAGACCAAAATACTTAATTACTTTCGGCTTTCAATAAGAAGCTTTGCTGAATTGTAAAAGTTGgagtttaaaaacattacaattaatttagaaattatttatttattatggaaacaaacagatacatcactatagtTAAAAAAGAAGTCATATAAATGTGTCTGTGTAAATAATTTaagctatgcagatgacatggtGTTGTTGGGTCCCATGGCCTGCTCGATCAGAGAATTGCTTCATTCGTGTGAGGAGTACGCTGCTAGACATGGGTTAGTGTATAACGTGGCCAAAAGTGAATACCTGATCTTTTAGGAACCTCGTCAGCAAGTGCAATATGAGCCTAGTGTCGCAATCAATGAGACTTTACTCAAACGAGTCACCCAATTCAAATATCTAGTTCACTATGTCACGGAGGACTTTAGGAATAAGGTTGACATAGAACGACAACGAAGAGCCTTAGCTGTAAGGTGTAATATGTTGGCccgcgggtttttttttatgaaaataagggacgaggcgagcaggaccttcagctgatggtaattgatacggcctacccattacaatgcggtgccgcacaggtttcttgaaaaacccaaaaattcagagcggcactacaattgcgctcgtcaccttgagacataagatgttaagtctcatttgccaagtaatttcactagctacggtgcccttcagaccgaaacacagtactgttaacacattactgcttcacggcagaaataggcgccgttgtggtacccataatctagtcggc includes the following:
- the LOC126965144 gene encoding UBA-like domain-containing protein 2, encoding MDSLREQVMINQFVLAAGCAREQAKQLLQAAHWQFETALSIFFQEVAIPSANGIAAQHYPQQLMTPCNTPATPPNFPDALAAFSRLSTTGSPSTAGGPSGMAPPVSPLATHPPPQNMQINTFTSTPNQQNYSTISCSSAVCREQMPR